Proteins from a genomic interval of Chanodichthys erythropterus isolate Z2021 chromosome 8, ASM2448905v1, whole genome shotgun sequence:
- the mkrn1 gene encoding probable E3 ubiquitin-protein ligase makorin-1 gives MAEAAAASTAAPAVIGGWTKHVPCRYFMHGLCKEGDNCRYLHDLSSCKPTMICKFFQKGCCAFGDRCRYEHTKPAKQDEVPSSKPSVPLTAAPLAGTPDPVSDGPGGTTDAQEKPQGLGAVDWVNAAEFVPGQPYCGRADPVLCEGPGPLIEEEYEKDLANKELKKQLCPYAAVGECRYGLNCAYLHGDVCDMCGLQVLHPTDTSQRSQHIRACIEAHEKDMEISFAIQRSKDMMCGVCMEVVFEKTNPSERRFGILSNCSHCYCLKCIRKWRSAKQFESKIIKSCPECRITSNFVIPSEYWVEDKDEKQQLIQKYKDGMGSKPCRYFDEGRGTCPFGANCFYKHAFPDGRLEEPQPQRRQTGSNGRNRNSRRTPLWDLFEERENSDSFDNEDEEMVTFELSEMLLMLLAAGTDDDVTDSEDEWDLFHEELDDYYELYL, from the exons ATGGCGGAGGCAGCGGCAGCGTCAACAGCGGCTCCAGCAGTTATCGGAGGCTGGACGAAGCACGTACCCTGCAG GTATTTCATGCACGGCCTTTGCAAAGAGGGCGACAACTGTCGATATTTACACGACCTCAGCAGCTGCAAGCCAACCATGATCTGCAAGTTCTTTCAAAAGGGATGCTGTGCTTTTGGGGACCGTTGCAG GTATGAACATACCAAACCTGCCAAGCAAGACGAAGTCCCTAGTTCTAAGCCGTCGGTGCCGCTGACCGCTGCTCCCCTTGCTGGCACTCCTGATCCCGTTTCTGATGGGCCAGGTGGCACGACCGACGCCCAGGAGAAGCCCCAAGGCTTGGGGGCAGTGGACTGGGTCAATGCTGCCGAGTTCGTGCCAGGGCAGCCCTACTGTGGGAGGG CTGACCCAGTGCTGTGTGAGGGGCCGGGTCCTCTCATCGAAGAAGAGTATGAGAAAGACCTAGCTAACAAAGAATTGAAGAAACAGCTTTGCCCGTACGCCGCTGTTGGCGAATGTCGCTATGGCCTCAACTGCGCCTACCTCCACGGCGACGTTTGTGACATGTGCGGCCTACAGGTGCTCCACCCAACCGACACCTCTCAGCGCTCGCAACATATCAGG GCCTGCATCGAGGCTCACGAGAAGGACATGGAAATATCGTTTGCCATCCAGCGTAGTAAGGACATGATGTGTGGCGTGTGCATGGAGGTGGTGTTCGAAAAAACCAACCCCAGCGAACGCCGTTTTGGCATCCTCTCCAACTGCAGCCACTGCTACTGCCTCAAGTGCATCAGGAAATGGCGGAGCGCCAAGCAGTTCGAGAGCAAGATCATAAA GTCCTGCCCAGAGTGTCGAATCACATCGAACTTTGTCATACCAAGCGAATACTGGGTGGAGGACAAGGATGAGAAGCAGCAACTCATTCAGAAGTACAAGGATGGCATGGG GAGTAAACCTTGCCGATATTTTGATGAAGGCCGTGGGACCTGTCCGTTCGGAGCCAACTGCTTTTACAAGCATGCTTTTCCTGATGGCCGTCTGGAAGAGCCTCAACCCCAGAGGAGACAGACCGGCTCCAATGGAAGAAACCGG AACTCCAGACGGACGCCACTCTGGGATCTTTTCGAGGAGCGGGAGAACAGCGACTCCTTCGACAACGAAGACGAGGAGATGGTGACGTTCGAACTCAGCGAGATGCTTCTCATGCTTCTGGCTGCTGGAACCGACGATGACGTCACCGACTCCGAAGATGAGTGGGACTTGTTCCACGAAGAGCTGGACGATTACTATGAGCTGTACCTATAG
- the tmem121b gene encoding transmembrane protein 121B, whose protein sequence is MTSGEFMQSTPIFVQRSKKNLFYKVLCFLVLVLQGGMLDFYLIIFTDLYWCSWIATDLVVISGWAIFFMKNARSKRERACGFHQKSSIFGCNLGEFTFAYLAWLIYVIASTPKVVLVLETSILDLIALKVPFGITGFKITMLLCAPLLYCLINSIIEDPNGATRFHSQGCFMNTCLDILDSFTLVELLLKNEIANIYLRYTVISVYFIALGVPVIWLYELTASEMNCRWIWARFFTGALLNAPLLVVRCFLVFVYKTPISVFMFKNIFFLGCKCLELVEQCVSLRGVRRFARGRGGNAAQFSHCVSENDMCPHGYVNTLAVNTQS, encoded by the coding sequence ATGACATCGGGCGAATTCATGCAGTCCACCCCTATTTTCGTGCAGAGGTCTAAGAAGAACCTGTTTTATAAGGTCTTGTGCTTCCTCGTGCTCGTTCTGCAAGGAGGCATGTTGGATTTCTACCTCATCATCTTCACGGATCTCTACTGGTGCTCGTGGATAGCCACGGATTTGGTGGTTATATCGGGATGGGCGATCTTCTTCATGAAAAACGCCAGGAGTAAGCGAGAACGAGCCTGTGGTTTCCACCAGAAGAGCTCCATCTTCGGCTGCAACCTCGGAGAGTTCACCTTCGCGTACTTGGCATGGCTCATCTACGTGATCGCGTCCACCCCGAAAGTGGTGCTCGTTCTGGAAACGTCCATTCTGGATCTTATTGCCCTGAAGGTGCCGTTTGGCATCACTGGGTTCAAAATAACCATGTTGCTCTGTGCGCCTTTGCTTTACTGCCTCATCAACTCCATCATTGAGGATCCCAACGGTGCCACGCGCTTTCACTCCCAAGGCTGCTTCATGAACACCTGCTTAGACATCCTGGACAGCTTCACGCTGGTGGAACTGCTCCTTAAAAACGAAATCGCCAACATATACCTTAGGTACACGGTCATATCCGTGTATTTCATCGCATTGGGCGTTCCAGTTATTTGGCTTTACGAGTTGACGGCCTCAGAGATGAACTGTCGCTGGATATGGGCGAGGTTCTTCACCGGCGCGCTGCTCAACGCACCGCTGTTGGTGGTCAGATGTTTCCTCGTCTTTGTTTACAAAACGCCCATATCGGTTTTCATGTTCAAGAACATCTTCTTCTTGGGGTGTAAGTGCCTGGAGCTGGTTGAACAGTGCGTGTCCTTACGAGGTGTCCGGAGGTTTGCACGTGGACGTGGGGGTAACGCAGCCCAGTTCTCCCATTGCGTTTCCGAAAACGACATGTGTCCTCACGGCTATGTGAACACGCTGGCTGTCAATACTCAGTCGTAG
- the il17ra1a gene encoding interleukin 17 receptor A1a codes for MSLLYLKGVVFFTFIPVVLSLALIDDGLTLNCTQEEVPCEAVFNNCMYKEWLTPSDFTPSGPDNLTVYVDVRSNMKGDVEPVIVAKWNAKDDGSIAHLKGTELSVMKSNTNEHLCVHFNFLQKFKTMRNTAGEKWSFSLDKVLVDPDSTYIVSVSNLPKPNLQHTSYNVNQKVVVPGCDHPLMQKTKICFERGDLWQPNITVGSTGLNGKDVLYVAFNPGENAEKYNVFVKCSRDKKMKTLYNESKTLLNVTYELENWPRTCCNFDVEIQPFFFKCANDCRRKKHSINICDPVPTSPPENNTGLWIICFGLCLLICVIGVFAIYLCCRKSHYDTKEPEEKPPLEQTILSSPRSILIIYSRDHPLYTDIVLKLCAFLRAKCGTEVVLDLLDTTWLGTIGRLQWIEQKKRHIEQSSNKILVLCSRGVQAKWGAICGEPRVLLREDVRSPVGDMLTLALQLITPDMQRPASYGKYLVAYFDDVSSEGDVPSMFDIAVKYKLMKHFEELYFRILDVEKYQQGTVHCIEGIGKDEYFKCPSGEALRNAIEAFQVHQMNNPDWFEKECVTSEDDVRGETDALFEVPMQPIYELVPVYNNGLPILVKEVDIHQDTQSVCAVIPQIHENPEESPIMIINPRVHPEISEVLSYYPAMERPLEIPSVTSVDPQIHPYLLAEPVPVETSHPPIAFPMGELSDNYLKDSRMRFLAAPPPSMEDSFHLYGPADMSQPMEMEESEMEESEMEGASETRPSRGSDQGYGSRYSTVREDPKFQEDLSSLAKLQMELFLNSPIFSSFCNKAMEI; via the exons ATGAGTTTATTATACCTGAAAGGTGTTGTGTTTTTCACCTTCATACCTGTTGTGCTTAGCCTCGCACTTATCGATGATGGGCTCACTCTGAATTGTACACAAGAG gaAGTACCATGTGAAGCAGTGTTTA ATAATTGCATGTATAAGGAATGGCTCACTCCTTCAGATTTCACTCCCAGCGGGCCTGATAATTTAACAGTGTATGTTGATGTAAGAAGTAATATGAAAGGCGATGTGGAGCCAGTGATTGTGGCAAAATGGAACGCAAAGGATGACG gaAGCATAGCCCACTTGAAAGGAACAGAGCTTAGTGTGATGAAATCAAACACCAATGAACATCTGTGTGTTCATTTCAATTTCCTCCAGAAGTTTAAGACTATGAGAAATACTGCTGGCGAAAAG TGGTCTTTTTCTCTGGATAAAGTTCTGGTAGATCCAGACAGTACATATATAGTGTCTGTCTCCAACCTACCCAAGCCAAATTTACAACACACCAGTTACAATGTCAACCAAAAAGTTGTTGTTCCAG GTTGTGATCATCCTTTGATGCAAAAGACCAAAATCTGTTTTGAGAGAG GGGATCTATGGCAACCCAATATTACTGTAGGGAGTACAGGTCTAAATGGCAAGGATGTTCTGTATGTTGCGTTTAATCCTGGAGAGAATGCAGAAAAATACAACGTTTTTGTGAAGTGCAGTAGGGACAAAAAAATGAAGACTCTTTATAAT GAGAGCAAGACATTACTAAATGTGACATATGAACTGGAGAACTGGCCACGTACATGCTGCAATTTCGATGTTGAG atccagccatttttttttaagtgtgccAATGACTGTCGTCGAAAGAAACATAGTATTAATATATGTGATCCTG TACCAACAAGCCCTCCTGAGAACAACACAGGACTTTGGATCATTTGTTTTGGATTATGCCTCCTAATTTGTGTCATTGGTGTTTTTGCCATTTATTTGTGCTGCAGGAAATCACATTATG ATACAAAAGAGCCAGAGGAAAAACCACCTCTAGAACAGACAATTCTATCCAGCCCACGATCCATATTGATCATCTACTCCAGAGATCATCCCCTTTACACAGACATAGTGCTGAAGCTTTGCGCCTTCCTGCGGGCTAAATGTGGCACTGAGGTTGTGCTGGACCTACTTGACACGACTTGGCTTGGCACCATTGGCCGGCTGCAGTGGATTGAGCAAAAAAAGCGGCACATCGAGCAGTCGTCAAACAAGATCTTGGTCCTCTGCTCCCGAGGAGTGCAAGCCAAGTGGGGGGCGATCTGTGGAGAGCCTCGCGTCCTCCTCCGGGAGGATGTTCGCTCTCCGGTCGGTGATATGCTGACTCTCGCCCTTCAGCTGATAACACCTGATATGCAGCGTCCGGCTTCCTATGGGAAGTATTTGGTGGCTTACTTTGATGATGTAAGCAGCGAAGGTGATGTGCCGTCTATGTTTGACATTGCGGTCAAATACAAGCTGATGAAGCATTTCGAGGAACTCTACTTCCGTATCCTGGATGTGGAGAAGTATCAGCAAGGGACGGTGCACTGTATCGAAGGTATCGGAAAGGACGAGTACTTCAAATGCCCCTCGGGCGAAGCCTTGAGGAACGCGATTGAAGCCTTCCAGGTACACCAAATGAACAACCCAGACTGGTTTGAGAAAGAGTGCGTGACCAGCGAGGATGATGTGAGAGGAGAAACCGATGCACTTTTTGAGGTTCCAATGCAGCCAATATATGAATTAGTACCGGTGTATAACAACGGACTCCCAATCCTTGTGAAAGAGGTGGACATCCATCAAGACACACAGAGTGTTTGTGCCGTAATTCCCCAAATTCATGAGAATCCTGAAGAGTCGcctattatgattattaatccAAGAGTCCACCCAGAAATCAGCGAAGTACTTTCCTATTATCCGGCAATGGAACGTCCTCTTGAAATACCCAGTGTGACATCAGTGGACCCACAAATCCACCCATATCTTCTCGCTGAACCAGTACCAGTGGAAACCTCACATCCTCCTATAGCGTTTCCAATGGGAGAACTGTCAGATAATTATCTGAAGGACAGCAGAATGCGCTTTTTAGCAGCACCTCCACCCTCAATGGAGGACAGCTTCCATTTGTATGGGCCGGCGGACATGTCCCAGCCAATGGAAATGGAGGAAAGTGAAATGGAAGAAAGTGAAATGGAAGGAGCTTCTGAGACGAGACCATCACGAGGGTCCGATCAGGGATACGGTTCCAGGTATTCCACAGTGAGAGAAGATCCCAAGTTTCAGGAAGACCTTTCCTCTCTAGCCAAGTTACAAATGGAACTTTTCCTGAACAGCCCCATCTTTTCAAGTTTCTGCAACAAAGCTATGGAGATCTGA